A part of Winslowiella toletana genomic DNA contains:
- a CDS encoding DUF3772 domain-containing protein, which translates to MSTLLTYCRIFLLALITLTPVVSMAAEVNTPPVAEGDAAPKVNASVELPKMQKILDKIKGQVSGENNDGKLVQLNDMALELSANADTLGQALIPQRVQLISQLAVLGPAPTAESGVKETPEVTRKRTTLENQKSKLDDQIKQADAIKNSAQNLSAQIINLRRDAMKTQLALNSGSIFGARFWAPLFGDQNLDAEKISGFADELAATAALSWEPGWRFGTVAWVLSALLIATLGRRYSEEFFAWISIHKMPEGRLRRSFLAATIALSTLAAIVLAFNFIDLAFTRREEVSDDVQSFVDKLVQLSVFCGLIAGLGRAFLSTRRPSWRLPAISNEVATALKPFPPLTASLVFVFQALESFNSSAGTSVGTTIWANGLTALLIGATALSISFRTSRARRKMIQEGNQPEARSTLVGLVQMAITLTGGAILASLVIGYVTLGRFLSYELIWMGIVIGSFYLLSHLVTDACESLLSTSNTTGKRLQSSLNIDERHLAQAAALLSALGKTILILFAAMSLLNGTLGSSTPIELLQKAVEFWGGKGLESLNIVPAHMVNALLCLVIGIYVLRSVKRWLDKDFLPKTTMDVGMRVSLVTLFSNIGYVLIILLTLSIMGLQWNKLAWIVSALSVGIGFGLQEIVKNFISGLILLTERPVKVGDLVSISGIEGDIRRINVRATEIQLGDKSTVIVPNSQLISQNVRNATMGNAQGVATITLTFPLDIDPVLVRQLLLDVYNDNERILETPEPSVSFKDLTPAGIVLSVTGNVASPRQVSGAKSDLLFDMLTRLRKEGVMLSTPQTMVIERSKSGNVMLKEAPEQ; encoded by the coding sequence ATGTCTACGTTGTTAACTTATTGTCGAATTTTTTTACTGGCGCTGATCACCCTGACGCCAGTGGTGAGCATGGCTGCGGAGGTGAACACTCCTCCGGTCGCAGAAGGTGATGCGGCACCTAAGGTCAATGCGTCGGTGGAATTGCCGAAAATGCAGAAGATCCTCGACAAGATCAAAGGGCAGGTTTCCGGCGAAAATAACGACGGTAAGCTGGTGCAGCTTAACGATATGGCGCTCGAACTTTCTGCTAACGCGGATACGCTGGGTCAGGCGCTGATCCCACAGCGCGTGCAGCTGATTTCGCAGCTGGCGGTGCTGGGTCCGGCGCCAACGGCGGAAAGCGGGGTAAAAGAGACGCCGGAAGTGACGCGCAAGCGCACCACGCTGGAGAATCAGAAGAGCAAGCTTGACGATCAAATCAAGCAGGCTGACGCGATTAAAAACAGCGCGCAGAATCTTTCGGCGCAGATTATTAACCTGCGTCGCGATGCGATGAAAACCCAGCTGGCGCTGAATTCCGGCAGTATTTTTGGCGCACGTTTCTGGGCGCCGTTGTTTGGCGACCAAAATCTCGACGCCGAAAAAATCAGCGGCTTTGCCGACGAACTGGCCGCCACCGCAGCGCTGTCATGGGAGCCGGGCTGGCGTTTTGGCACTGTCGCCTGGGTGCTGTCGGCGCTGCTGATTGCCACGCTGGGCCGTCGCTATTCCGAAGAGTTTTTCGCCTGGATCAGCATCCATAAAATGCCGGAAGGACGTCTGCGTCGCAGTTTCCTTGCAGCGACAATTGCGCTCAGCACCCTGGCGGCAATCGTGCTGGCGTTTAACTTTATCGACCTCGCTTTTACCCGTCGCGAAGAGGTTTCTGACGACGTGCAGAGCTTTGTCGATAAACTGGTGCAGCTCAGCGTGTTCTGCGGCCTGATTGCCGGACTGGGACGCGCATTTCTCTCTACGCGTCGGCCATCATGGCGACTGCCCGCTATCTCCAATGAAGTGGCGACCGCGCTGAAACCTTTCCCTCCGCTGACCGCCTCCCTGGTATTTGTGTTCCAGGCGCTGGAATCCTTTAACAGCAGCGCCGGCACCAGCGTAGGCACCACCATCTGGGCCAACGGCCTGACGGCGTTGCTGATTGGCGCCACCGCGCTGTCGATCAGTTTCCGCACCAGCCGTGCGCGCCGCAAAATGATACAGGAAGGCAATCAGCCGGAAGCGCGCTCCACGCTGGTCGGGCTGGTTCAGATGGCGATCACCCTGACCGGCGGCGCGATCCTCGCGTCGCTGGTGATTGGTTATGTCACTCTCGGCCGCTTCCTCAGTTATGAATTGATCTGGATGGGCATCGTTATTGGCTCGTTCTATCTGCTCAGCCATCTGGTAACCGATGCCTGTGAAAGCCTGCTCTCCACCAGCAATACCACCGGTAAACGCCTGCAAAGTTCGTTAAATATCGACGAACGTCATCTGGCGCAGGCGGCGGCGCTGCTCTCCGCGCTGGGCAAGACCATCCTGATTCTGTTTGCCGCCATGTCACTGCTGAATGGCACGCTCGGCAGCTCGACGCCGATTGAACTGCTGCAAAAAGCGGTGGAGTTTTGGGGCGGCAAGGGGCTGGAGTCACTGAATATTGTCCCGGCGCATATGGTTAACGCGCTGTTGTGTCTGGTGATCGGGATTTATGTACTGCGCTCGGTGAAGCGCTGGCTGGACAAAGATTTCCTGCCGAAAACCACCATGGACGTCGGGATGCGCGTCTCGCTGGTGACGCTGTTCAGTAATATCGGCTATGTGCTGATTATCCTGCTGACCCTGTCGATTATGGGGCTGCAGTGGAACAAGCTGGCATGGATTGTCAGTGCGCTGTCGGTCGGTATCGGTTTTGGTTTACAGGAGATTGTGAAGAACTTTATCTCCGGTCTGATTCTGCTAACCGAACGGCCGGTTAAAGTCGGCGATCTGGTGAGCATCAGCGGCATTGAAGGGGATATTCGTCGTATTAACGTGCGCGCCACTGAGATTCAGCTGGGCGATAAATCGACGGTGATTGTGCCGAACTCGCAGCTGATTTCGCAGAATGTACGTAACGCCACCATGGGCAATGCGCAAGGGGTGGCGACCATTACGCTGACCTTCCCGCTGGATATCGATCCGGTGCTGGTGCGCCAGCTGCTGCTGGATGTGTATAACGATAACGAGCGCATTCTTGAGACGCCGGAACCGTCGGTCTCCTTTAAGGATCTGACGCCAGCCGGTATCGTGCTGAGCGTGACCGGCAATGTCGCCAGTCCGCGTCAGGTGAGCGGGGCGAAAAGCGATCTGCTGTTTGATATGCTGACCCGTTTACGTAAAGAGGGCGTGATGCTGTCAACGCCGCAGACCATGGTGATTGAGCGCAGTAAGTCTGGCAATGTGATGCTGAAAGAGGCGCCTGAACAGTAA
- a CDS encoding type II toxin-antitoxin system HipA family toxin encodes MESLTLQAFLSNQWVDIADITFPDSNTNSYQVSELEYQSDYALENLDRDDNHAVSLNHPVSLFFDNNGQPGWMRFLDDIIPSGASKRYWENYLDLAGLTADQKNFVLLKHGTISPVGNLRIKESLPEYHPLAETLFFTVNDVKNRAGDFLDYAQQRGAAAGGATGAGGEAPKLLLRCSKDQRIWIDTWQNDLANRDIHYLVKYPRGAKSEVDCNILRAEFHYYHELEAMGFDTIPTRHMRLEEGLHYPSLWLPRFDIAFVDQNQVKRFGMESVYSLLKKSPGVTLYHEETIRALIDKINHSNMVTEQGFYFDSALFVIEWVRRDLLNIIFGNSDNHGRNTSFIKDDKSIRLAPIYDFAPMKADPEGIARTTKWAPPLEIGGEYDFVGIAAALYDLVPADKLLQALQETAQQLVTLKQRLQARGVPEQILEMPAINFNFIADKLARWSLL; translated from the coding sequence ATGGAATCTTTAACACTGCAAGCTTTCCTGAGTAATCAATGGGTAGATATTGCTGATATCACTTTTCCCGATAGTAATACTAACTCTTATCAGGTTAGCGAATTAGAGTATCAATCTGATTATGCGCTTGAAAATCTTGATCGCGATGATAATCATGCCGTGTCACTTAATCATCCCGTATCGCTGTTCTTTGACAATAACGGTCAGCCCGGCTGGATGAGGTTCCTTGATGACATTATTCCCAGCGGTGCCAGCAAACGCTACTGGGAAAATTATCTGGATCTTGCCGGGTTAACCGCAGACCAAAAAAACTTTGTGTTGCTAAAACATGGCACCATTTCCCCGGTCGGCAATTTGCGTATCAAAGAGTCTTTACCTGAATACCATCCCCTGGCTGAAACGCTGTTTTTTACTGTAAATGACGTTAAAAACAGAGCCGGTGACTTTCTGGATTATGCTCAGCAGCGAGGCGCAGCTGCAGGTGGGGCAACGGGTGCCGGCGGGGAAGCACCGAAGCTGCTGCTGCGTTGCAGCAAGGATCAACGTATCTGGATCGACACCTGGCAAAATGATTTAGCCAATCGCGATATCCACTATTTAGTGAAATATCCACGCGGTGCAAAAAGCGAAGTCGACTGTAATATTTTAAGGGCTGAATTCCATTACTACCATGAACTGGAAGCCATGGGATTTGATACCATCCCAACCCGCCATATGCGCCTTGAAGAAGGTTTACATTACCCTTCATTGTGGCTGCCCAGATTCGATATCGCTTTTGTGGATCAAAACCAGGTTAAACGGTTTGGCATGGAGTCCGTCTATTCGCTGTTGAAAAAATCCCCCGGCGTCACCCTGTACCATGAGGAGACGATCAGGGCGCTGATCGATAAAATCAATCACAGCAATATGGTGACAGAACAGGGCTTTTATTTTGATAGTGCGTTATTTGTTATTGAGTGGGTACGTCGTGATTTACTGAATATTATTTTCGGCAACAGCGATAACCATGGACGAAACACGTCGTTTATTAAAGACGATAAAAGTATCAGGCTCGCGCCAATCTACGACTTCGCACCGATGAAGGCCGATCCGGAAGGGATTGCCAGAACCACTAAATGGGCGCCACCGTTAGAAATTGGGGGGGAGTATGATTTTGTCGGTATAGCTGCGGCGCTTTACGACCTGGTCCCTGCTGATAAATTATTGCAGGCACTGCAAGAGACCGCTCAGCAATTAGTTACGCTCAAGCAGCGGCTGCAGGCCAGAGGCGTTCCTGAGCAAATTCTTGAAATGCCCGCGATAAATTTCAATTTTATTGCTGATAAACTAGCCCGATGGAGTTTGCTATGA
- a CDS encoding helix-turn-helix transcriptional regulator, giving the protein MSGLSQAMGVDGRNAARLAIIKALLLGEITQGVALKTLRIDVLGLKQDTFARLVSVSRKTLSEVENDKGNYTSDIINKLFKPFGLQVGLVPTSRHILATLFTDQGAY; this is encoded by the coding sequence GTGTCTGGACTTTCACAGGCGATGGGGGTTGATGGCAGAAATGCCGCCAGGCTGGCGATCATTAAAGCGCTACTACTTGGGGAGATAACCCAGGGAGTGGCATTAAAAACCCTGAGAATTGATGTGCTGGGATTAAAGCAGGATACGTTTGCCAGACTGGTGTCGGTGTCACGTAAAACGCTCTCTGAAGTCGAAAACGATAAAGGGAATTATACGTCAGACATCATTAACAAACTGTTTAAACCCTTTGGCTTGCAGGTGGGATTAGTGCCAACTTCCCGCCATATACTGGCCACGCTGTTTACCGACCAGGGGGCATATTGA